Genomic segment of Mycolicibacterium psychrotolerans:
CCCACCAGCGGCACCGCGCGGGTGGCGGGATACGACGTGCGGGCCGAGCCGGACCAGGTGCGCCGCCACATGGGGCTGACCGGTCAGGTCGCCACCGTCGACGAACTGCTGACGGGCCGGGAGAACGTCCGGATGATCGGCGGCCTCTACGGTATCCGGCGCCGAGCGCTGGACAAGCTGGGAGATCAACTGCTGCAGCAGTTCTCGCTGACCGAGGCGGGTGACCGGGTGGTCAAGTCCTACTCGGGCGGCATGCGGCGCCGGCTGGATCTCGCGGTCAGTCTGCTCGCCTCGCCGCCGGTGCTGTTCCTCGACGAGCCGACCACGGGCCTCGACCCGCGCAGCCGCAGCGAGTTGTGGGAGGTGCTGCGTGCGCTGGTGGCCGACGGCACCACGCTGCTGCTGACCACGCAGTATCTCGAGGAGGCCGATCAGCTCGCCGACAACATCGTGGTGATCGACCAGGGCCGCATCATCGCCGAGGGTTCCCCGCTACAGCTCAAGCAGCAGGCCGGCCGGGCCAGCCTGGTGGTCACCGTCGGCGACGCCACCGATCTGCCCGCGGCGCAGGACCTGCTGCGCCGCACCGGGGCCGAGGTCTTCGTCGACGCCGCCGCGCGCCGGCTCACCGCGTCGGCCGACGGACTGGACGACATGATCGCCGTGGCGGGCTGGTTCCGCGACAGCGGCATCGGCGTCGACGACATCGGGTTGTCCCGGCCCAGCCTCGACGACGTGTTCCTGACCCTGACCGGCCACCGTACCGACGAATCCGAGGAGATCGACGCATGACCGCGCTGGACACCGAACACCCGGCGGCCGTGCGGGTCGACCGGGTGCCGACGCGCCCCACGAACCTGGCGCAGCAGTCATGGATCATGGTCAAGCGCAACATGATCCACACCAAGCGGATGCCCGAGATGCTCAGCGACGTGACGGCGCAGCCCATCATGTTCGTGCTGCTGTTCGCGTTCGTGTTCGGCGCGTCGATCACCAACACCGGGGGCGCCTCCTACCGTGAGTTCCTGCTGCCGGGCATCCAGGCGCAGACCATCGTGTTCTCGGCGTTCGTGGTGGCCTCGGGCATCACCGCCGACGTCGAGAAGGGGATCATCGACCGGTTCCGCTCGCTGCCGATCTCCCGGTCGTCGGTGCTGATCGGGCGCAGCATCGCCAGCCTGCTCCATTCGTCGCTGGGTGTGGTGGTGATGGCCCTGACGGGGCTGGCGATCGGCTGGCGCATCCGCGGCAGCGTCGCCGAGGCGGTGCTGGCGTTCGCCCTGATCCTGGTGTTCGGCTTCGGGATGATCTGGTTCGGCATCCTGGTCGGTTCGCTTATGCGCACCGTCGAGGCGGTCAACGGCGTGATGTTCACCGTGCTGTTCCCGGTGACGTTCCTGGCCAACACCTTCGTGCCGACCGAGCCGATGCCGCACTGGCTGCGCGTGATCGCCGAGTGGAATCCGGTGTCGTCGCTGGCGCAGGCGATGCGCGAACTGTGGGGCAACGGGGGGCCGGCGGCCCCCGATGCACAACTGCCCCTGCACCATCCGGTGCTGTCGACGATTCTGTGGTCGCTCGCGCTCACCGCTGTCTTCGCCCCGTTCGCGCTGGCCGCCTACCGGCGCCGCACGTCGGGATAGCGCCCAGCTGAGTATTGTGTACCATACTCAGCATGGCGCAGAAGTTGCCCCCGCGGCTGGTCGACCACCCCACGGTACGGAAGGTGCAGGCGCATCCGTCGCGCCCGCCCGGCGTGATCGACGCGGGTTGGTTGCGCGCGGTCTGCCGGGAGGCGGGCGTCGACGACGTCGGATTCGCCCGCGTCGCCGATCCGGCGCTGGCGTCTGAGGTCGAGCATGTGCAGGCGGCGCTGCCCGGCGCGGTCAGCTACCTCTCGCTGGTCGTGAAGATGAACCGCGACAATGTGCGGTCCACCGCACGCAGCGTCGCCAATCAGGAGTTCCACCGCAGCGGCGAGATCATGAACGAGGCCGCGCACCGCATCACGCGCATCATTCAGGACGCCGGGTACCGTGTGGTCAATCCGTCGGCGACGTTCCCGATGGAGATGGACCGCTACCCGGGCCGTATCTGGGTGGTGGCGCACAAGCCGGTCGCGGTCGCCGCGGGCATGGGTGTGATGGGCATCCACCGCAACGTCATCCATCCGCGGTTCGGCAACTTCATCCTGCTGGGCACGATCCTGGTGGCCGCCGACATCTCCGAATACGATGTGCCACTGGACTATTCGCCCTGCCTGGAATGCAAGCTCTGTGTCGCGGCCTGCCCGGTCGGGGCGATCAAGAAGAACGGCGACTTCGACTTCGTCGCGTGCTCGGTACACAACTACCGCGAGTTCATGGGCGGGTTCACCGACTGGGTGCAGACCGTCGCCGACAGCGAGGACGCCGAGGACTTCAGATCCCGGATCAGCGACTCGGAGAACGCGTCGATGTGGCAGAGCCTGTCGTTCAAGGCGAACTACAAGGCGGCCTACTGCCTGGCGGTGTGCCCGGCAGGGGAGGAGGTCATCGAGTCCTACCTCGACGACCGCAAGGGCTTCATGGATCTGGTCCTCAAACCGTTGCAGGACAAGGTGGAGACGCTCTACGTGCTCCCGGGTTCGGAGGCAGAGGCGCACGCCACCAAGCGGTACCCGCACAAGCCGGTGAAGCGGGTCGACAGCGGAATCCGGGGCGTGCGCGGCCGGTGACCTATCGCGGCGAACAGCCACGGGATTCCCGGCGCAGAGGTTAGATGAGGCGGACCCTCAGCCAGATGCTGCGCCGAGGTAGCCCGCTGGAGGAGGAACGATGGTGTGGATCCGCGGCGTGTCGGCCGGACTGCTGTGCGCGGTCGCGCTGGCCGCGCCGGCGTGGGCGGGCGGACCTGGAGGAGCGGTGGACACCGGTGTGGTGTCCAGGGCCGTCGGATCGGGAGTGCGTGACGGAATGCTGATCGGCTTCACGGCCACCGGTCCCACCAACGAATCGGCCGCATCGGCGGTGATCGCCGCTTGCCAGGCTGCCGGGGCCGACCAGTGCAGCAGCGACGAACAGACCAACGACGTGTTCTGCATCGTCTCTGTCGGGGCCGACGACGGCAGCGGCATCGTGTCGGGTGGCGCGGGCCCGACCCCCGAGGCGGCACGCGGGGACGCCTTCCGCCATGTCGGCGAGGCCAATCTGGCACTCGACCCGAGCGCCCGCATCCTCGCGTCGTCCTGCCCGTGACCCCGGGTGTGCACGCTCTCGAGCACGGAAGTGGAGTGACCATGACCAGTCCGACGAAGTACACGCTGGCGGCAGTGATCGCGAGTGCCGTTGGCGCCGTCCTTCTCTCGGCCCCGACGGCGTCGGCGCAGGCGACCTGCCAGGAGGCCGGCGGCCTGGTCCGGTGCGAGACCAACGGCAGCGTCTCGATCAAGACGGTGCCGGGAACACGAGCACCCAACGTGGCCGACCAGATCCCCCGCAACAACAACAGGTCGGGCATCGTCCTGACCTGGTAGCCGGTCAGGCCCAGGCGTGCACCACGTTCTGGGCCGGCTCGAGACCCTGGCCGATCAACAGCTCGACGGCATCGGCGGCCTGTTCGCAGATGGTCGCGATCTCCGGGCGTTCCCGGGAGTTGAACGGTTCCAGCACGAACGACGCCCCCGACTGCCGTCCCGGCGGCTTGCCGATGCCGACGCGGACGCGGTGAAAGTCGTTGCTGCTCAGCGCCGATGCGACCGACCGCAGGCCGTTGTGGCCGGCCACGCCGCCGCCGTACTTCAGCCGGATCCGGCCGAACTCGATGTCGAGTTCGTCGTGGACGATGATTACGTCCTGCGGGGGCACCGAGTAGAACTTGGCCAGCGGGCCGACCTGACGCCCGGACTCGTTCATGTAGACGCGCGGTTTGGCCAGCACCACCGGGCGGCCTGCCAGCCGCCCGGTGGCCACGTCGGCCCCGGACTTCTTGTGCACCTTGAACGTTTCGCCGATGCGGCCGGCGAGGATGCCGACGACGAGGAAGCCGAGGTTGTGCCGGGTGAGCGCGTACTGCGGGCCCGGGTTGCCCAGGCCGACCACCAACTGGGGTTCGGCCACGACTGCGGCGTCCTACTCGGCGTCGGCGGCGGGCTCGCCCTCGCCGGCCTCGGCGTCGGCCTCGGCAGCCTCGGCGGCCTGCTCCTCGATCGACTCGCCGCCACCCTCGGACTCGAGCTCCTCCTCGGTCGGCGCGGACACGACGTTGACCACGAGCAGCTCGGGGTCGGACACCAGCGTCACGCCCTCGGGCAGCTCGACGTCGCTCGCGAGGATCTGGGTGCCTTCCCCGACGCCCTCGACCGACAGGGTGAGCTGCTCGGGGATCGACTGCACGTCGGCCTCGATCTCGATGGTGTTGGCCTCCTGAGTGACCAGCGTGCCGGGGGCGGCGTCGCCCTCGACGGCGATGTTGACTTCGACGGTCACCTTCTCGCCGCGGCGCACGACCAGCAGGTCGGCGTGCTGGATGTTGCGGCGGATCGGGTGGATCTCGAGCGACTTGGTCAGCGCGAGCTGCTCCTTGCCGGCGATGTCGAGCGTGAGCACGGCGTTGGTGCCGGCGTTACGCAGCACGGCGGCGAAGTCGTGCCCGTCGAGCTCGAGGTGCTGGGGCTCGGTGCCGTGGCCGTAGAGGACGACGGGAACGCGGCCCTCGCGGCGGGCGCGCCGGGAGGCGCCCTTGCCGGTCGTGCTGCGGACCTGGGCGGTCAGATTGTTCGGGGCGTTGCGCGCCATGTTCGGTACTCCTGTGCCGGTGGTGTCGGGCACGGCCAGGGTCACACGAACTGCAGATGCTCAGTTCCCGTCGATAACGGCGGCCCTGTCAGGTACCACCCTCGCCGTGATGCGCCGCCAAGGGTAGCCCAGCACCGGCCTACAGCGGAAATTCGACCCCGGTGAGCTGCTCGGACAGCGTCCACAACGCCGCAGCCTTGGCGCGGTTGCGCGCCAGCGGCGTGCGCCAGTGGGTTCCGGTGTGGCCGCGCATCACGAACCGGGGCCCGACGTACGTGTCGCCGGGCAGGTCCTGCGTGGCCGCGTAGAGCGTCTGGCGGGCGCCGAAGTCGGCGTCGGTGGCGAAGATCTGGTTTCCGGCGTCCCAGATCCGGCTGCCGAACCGGTTGCCGGTCTGACCCTGCAGGTTGGTCGCCGAGTAGCCGGGGTGCGCGGCCAGCGCACGCACCGGTGAGCCGGCCGCGGTCAGCTTGCGCTGCAGTTCGCCGGTGAACAGCAGATTCGCCAGCTTCGACTGCGCGTAGGCGGGCCACGCCAGGTAGGGCCGGGACTTCCAGTTGAGGTCGTTCACGCTGAGGTAGCCGAAGACGTGCATGAACGACGACACCGTCACCACCCGGTCGGTGAGCCTCGGCAGCAGCAGGTTCGTCAGCGCGAAGTGGCCGAGGTGGTTGGTGCCGATCTGGCTCTCGAAGCCGTCGACGGTCAGCGCGTACGGCACCGCCATGATGCCCGCGTTGTTGATCAGCACGTCCACCCCGGACACCCCGTCGGCGAACGTGCGGATCGACGACAGGTCCTGCAGGTCGAGCTTGCGCACCTCGACGTCGCCGGCCATGCCCTCCGCGGCGGCGTTGCCCTTGTCCGTGTTGCGCACGGCGAGGATGGTGCGCGCGCCGACGCGCGCCAGCTCGCGGGCGGTGACCAGACCCAGGCCGCTGTTGGCGCCGGTGACGATCACGGTGCGGCCGGCGAAGGAGGGCAGGTCCGCGGCGGTCCACTGGCTCATGGCAACCACCCTAGAGTTGCGCCGTTCGGCGGTGTCGGGGTGGGCGTCAGCGTGCGGTGGGCTTGGGCACGGTGACCGAGAAGCCGTCGATGATCGCCTCGATGTCACCGGACTGCTCGGCGGCCTTGTCGGCGAAGCCGGTGACGGTGAACTGGATCAGGTAGCGCTGCGACTTCGGGGGCGCGCCCGTGGCGATGACGATCCGGTTGTAGCTGTGCATCCGGGCGCCGTTGAGGTCGTAGCTGCCCTCGATCATCGACGACGGAAACCCGTCGAACGGGTCGGTCGACGCGCCCAGTTGCCGGAAGTTCTCACTCATCTGGGCATCGACGTTGGCGTGCGTGAGCGCCTCGGCGACGTCGAAGTTGCCG
This window contains:
- a CDS encoding ABC transporter permease: MTALDTEHPAAVRVDRVPTRPTNLAQQSWIMVKRNMIHTKRMPEMLSDVTAQPIMFVLLFAFVFGASITNTGGASYREFLLPGIQAQTIVFSAFVVASGITADVEKGIIDRFRSLPISRSSVLIGRSIASLLHSSLGVVVMALTGLAIGWRIRGSVAEAVLAFALILVFGFGMIWFGILVGSLMRTVEAVNGVMFTVLFPVTFLANTFVPTEPMPHWLRVIAEWNPVSSLAQAMRELWGNGGPAAPDAQLPLHHPVLSTILWSLALTAVFAPFALAAYRRRTSG
- a CDS encoding 50S ribosomal protein L25/general stress protein Ctc, which produces MARNAPNNLTAQVRSTTGKGASRRARREGRVPVVLYGHGTEPQHLELDGHDFAAVLRNAGTNAVLTLDIAGKEQLALTKSLEIHPIRRNIQHADLLVVRRGEKVTVEVNIAVEGDAAPGTLVTQEANTIEIEADVQSIPEQLTLSVEGVGEGTQILASDVELPEGVTLVSDPELLVVNVVSAPTEEELESEGGGESIEEQAAEAAEADAEAGEGEPAADAE
- a CDS encoding epoxyqueuosine reductase, whose protein sequence is MAQKLPPRLVDHPTVRKVQAHPSRPPGVIDAGWLRAVCREAGVDDVGFARVADPALASEVEHVQAALPGAVSYLSLVVKMNRDNVRSTARSVANQEFHRSGEIMNEAAHRITRIIQDAGYRVVNPSATFPMEMDRYPGRIWVVAHKPVAVAAGMGVMGIHRNVIHPRFGNFILLGTILVAADISEYDVPLDYSPCLECKLCVAACPVGAIKKNGDFDFVACSVHNYREFMGGFTDWVQTVADSEDAEDFRSRISDSENASMWQSLSFKANYKAAYCLAVCPAGEEVIESYLDDRKGFMDLVLKPLQDKVETLYVLPGSEAEAHATKRYPHKPVKRVDSGIRGVRGR
- a CDS encoding oxidoreductase, with product MSQWTAADLPSFAGRTVIVTGANSGLGLVTARELARVGARTILAVRNTDKGNAAAEGMAGDVEVRKLDLQDLSSIRTFADGVSGVDVLINNAGIMAVPYALTVDGFESQIGTNHLGHFALTNLLLPRLTDRVVTVSSFMHVFGYLSVNDLNWKSRPYLAWPAYAQSKLANLLFTGELQRKLTAAGSPVRALAAHPGYSATNLQGQTGNRFGSRIWDAGNQIFATDADFGARQTLYAATQDLPGDTYVGPRFVMRGHTGTHWRTPLARNRAKAAALWTLSEQLTGVEFPL
- a CDS encoding ATP-binding cassette domain-containing protein; its protein translation is MNPAIEAIDLVKRFGDHTAVDGVSFAVPPGSVLGLLGPNGAGKTTTVRMMTTLTAPTSGTARVAGYDVRAEPDQVRRHMGLTGQVATVDELLTGRENVRMIGGLYGIRRRALDKLGDQLLQQFSLTEAGDRVVKSYSGGMRRRLDLAVSLLASPPVLFLDEPTTGLDPRSRSELWEVLRALVADGTTLLLTTQYLEEADQLADNIVVIDQGRIIAEGSPLQLKQQAGRASLVVTVGDATDLPAAQDLLRRTGAEVFVDAAARRLTASADGLDDMIAVAGWFRDSGIGVDDIGLSRPSLDDVFLTLTGHRTDESEEIDA
- the pth gene encoding aminoacyl-tRNA hydrolase, translated to MAEPQLVVGLGNPGPQYALTRHNLGFLVVGILAGRIGETFKVHKKSGADVATGRLAGRPVVLAKPRVYMNESGRQVGPLAKFYSVPPQDVIIVHDELDIEFGRIRLKYGGGVAGHNGLRSVASALSSNDFHRVRVGIGKPPGRQSGASFVLEPFNSRERPEIATICEQAADAVELLIGQGLEPAQNVVHAWA